Proteins from one Mucilaginibacter jinjuensis genomic window:
- a CDS encoding RNA polymerase sigma factor, giving the protein MVKSSINEVSAEQNLLAKCSNGDAGAFREIYQQYKRYVFNIVNARLADTDDALDVTQDIFINLWTSREQLANIREFKTYLYVFSRNQVITAYRKKNIRLKGEGYLIEKLDEQLEPSAEDHRFARELTVQIDSTVSQFPETMRYCYQLSKNEGKKNTEIAEILNISEKTVRNNVSEALKRLKLNLRGSYSELLTTTLVLISEQLLEFTQNILHKN; this is encoded by the coding sequence ATGGTGAAGAGCAGCATAAACGAAGTATCAGCAGAGCAGAATTTACTGGCAAAGTGCAGTAACGGCGATGCCGGCGCCTTCAGGGAAATTTACCAGCAGTATAAACGCTACGTATTTAATATTGTTAATGCCAGGCTTGCCGATACCGACGATGCCTTAGATGTAACCCAGGATATTTTTATAAACCTCTGGACTTCCCGCGAACAGTTAGCGAACATACGCGAGTTTAAAACTTATTTATATGTTTTTAGCCGTAACCAGGTGATCACCGCTTATCGCAAAAAAAACATCCGTTTAAAAGGGGAGGGTTACTTGATCGAGAAACTGGACGAACAGTTAGAGCCATCTGCCGAAGACCATCGTTTTGCCCGCGAGTTAACCGTTCAGATTGATAGTACGGTAAGCCAGTTCCCCGAAACGATGCGCTACTGCTACCAGCTCAGTAAAAACGAAGGAAAGAAAAACACAGAGATCGCCGAGATCCTGAATATCTCAGAAAAAACAGTACGCAATAATGTATCAGAAGCGCTGAAACGTTTAAAGTTAAATCTTCGAGGCAGTTATTCCGAACTGTTAACTACAACGCTGGTATTGATCAGTGAGCAG